The nucleotide sequence TAGTCCAAGCTGTAATTTGTTGATCATTTAATCAAAATTACCATTGTTTTCCTCGTGTATGTGACTTATGAGTTTGTGTGAAGTTGTTGCACAAGTTGCATTATTTTTCTTATGCCTCAACCTGGATTTTCAAATTTCCATTATCTGTCACGACTTCGATCTGCTTCAGATTAACATCTATCTTTATTAGTTTAGTCCGAGTAACCTTAATAGGTTGAGAATCTCCATGCTTCTTTTGAATATTCAGGAGAGACTTGAAGTTATTGAGAAGGATCAACGTGAGTACACGTTGGATGATGACTGCCAAAAGTTGCAGACTGTTATTTTAAAGCCTGAGCCGGACAAAGAAGACTCTGTGGTGCTGAAAAAAACTCTATCCTGTTCGTACCCCAACGTACCTTTCTCAGAAGCACttaaaaaagaaaacgaaaagctTCAACTTGAACTACAATATTCACAGGCAATTATGGATATACATCAGTGTGAATTCATTCAACGGTTGTTAGATATCACAGAAGTTGCAGCTTATTCACCTGAAAAAGCTCATAAGAAAGTAGAGTATAGTAACTACAGCTACTCTGATGCTGGTGGTGGTGGCAAAAGTCATTCATCTGCCGAAAAAGAAAAGCCTTATAAAAAAAGTGATACTTTTCCAGCATCAAGGTAATATATATTCCTCCTCCTCAGCTTCAATTAGTTTCTTTATCCATTCAAGTTGCCAACTTGactaaaatttgaaatatttctTGGAAATTTGCCTTAGCTATAAACCAGGAAAGCTTGCACTACACTAAAGCTCTTGCCCGTCCATCTCTTTGTGGTGTTGTCATGTATTATTTTAACCTTTTGGCTTGTTAATTGTATTGAATCAAGTTCGATTCTCTTGCGCCTTCCCCCAAACAGGTCACCAGCTCCAGAAAAGNNNNNNNNNNNNNNNNNNNNNNNNNNNNNNNNNNNNNNNNNNNNNNNNNNNNNNNNNNNNNNNNNNNNNNNNNNNNNNNNNNNNNNNNNNNNNNNNNNNNNNNNNNNNNNNNNNNNNNNNNNNNNNNNNNNNNNNNNNNNNNNNNNNNNNNNNNNNNNNNNNNNNNTGCTGCTTGCTGTTCTGAACCTTGTCTTTGTATGTTTTTTCCAGCTGAtaatatattttctttaatttagttGTGCCTATCGatcacatttttcttttaatactAAAGCTGCAATTTTCGATGTAAATTATCCAATTTGTGGTGAGAACACTGCAAATATCTTGTACACAGTCTAGTTTAGCAGGTGATTGTATAGGTGTAGTTTCACTTGAGCATTTTAACTCTTTTCTTTCAATCAAGGGAAAGTTCAATATAGGGTATGATAAACatggaaacaaaaagaaaaaagattaatTAAGCTTTCTAGTCCTGGTGTATTTTTCATCACAAGTATATGATTTTCTTGCAGGTATAAAGACATGTTTCTTTCCTTGCGGAACACTTTCGAAGATTGCTACTGTTGCAACCAACAGGCCAATATGTACGTTAGTTATCTATGCTGTGTTAGCATTAAAATGATGAATCTATATCCGAATACTGTAAATTACTTTAGATGAGGATGGGTTGCTATAATATTTTGTGGTTTTTCAGCTTCTGCAGAAGCATGCAATGACTTATTGGCATATTCATTGATCTTGTCTTGCTGTTGCTATACTTGCTGCATAAGGAGGAAGCTTAGGAAGTTGTTCAACATCACGGTAATAATGTGTCCTTCTTTCGGCATAAATATGAACTCATGTCCCCCTTTTTTTGTCGTGTCTTGCATCTAGACGTATTCATTTTTagttttcctttttacatggaaAGTTGTAACAATCTGGTTTATTTCTGCGTTGATCCTGATTGTGCAATTCACAAATCAAGCTAAAGCATATAACTTCTTTTTTGTGAAA is from Arachis ipaensis cultivar K30076 chromosome B01, Araip1.1, whole genome shotgun sequence and encodes:
- the LOC107626985 gene encoding protein MID1-COMPLEMENTING ACTIVITY 1 (The sequence of the model RefSeq protein was modified relative to this genomic sequence to represent the inferred CDS: added 56 bases not found in genome assembly), coding for MASSWEHFGEVANVAQLTGIDAVRLIGMIVKAASTARMHKKNCRQFAQHIKLIGNLLEQLKISELKRYPETREPLEQLEDALRRSYILVNSCQDRSYLYLLAMGWNIVYQFRKAQNEIDRLLRLVPLITLVDNARVRERLEVIEKDQREYTLDDDCQKLQTVILKPEPDKEDSVVLKKTLSCSYPNVPFSEALKKENEKLQLELQYSQAIMDIHQCEFIQRLLDITEVAAYSPEKAHKKVEYSNYSYSDAGGGGKSHSSAEKEKPYKKSDTFPASRSPAPEKDLPSTGGSYQQEDWHTDLLACCSEPCLCIKTCFFPCGTLSKIATVATNRPISSAEACNDLLAYSLILSCCCYTCCIRRKLRKLFNITGGYVDDFLSHFMCCCCALVQEWREVEIRGYYGSSEKIKTIPPPLQYMES